GTAGGCCGCCAGCAGGGAGAGGTGCACACCGCCCTGGAGCGGCGTCGCGCGGCCCGGGATCACCGTGAGGGTGCCGACGACGACCGTCAGGGCCAGCAGCACCATGTGGGTCGCGCCCAGGCCGAGCACCAGCGGGCCCTCCAGCCAGATCGAGGCCATCGCGACCGCGGGAATGGTCAGGCCGATGCTGGCCATGGCCGAACCGAGACCGAGGTTGAGGCTGGTCTGGACGCGGTCACGGCGGGCCGCGCGCAGGGCCGCGATCGTCTCGGGGAGCAGGACCAGCAACGCGATGACGACCCCGACGACCGAGGCGGGCAGACCGGCGGCGGCCACACCGGACTCGATCGTCGGGGAGACGCCCTTGGCCAGACCGACCACCGAAAGCAGAGCGACGGCCAGCAGGCCGAGGCTGGTGAGGGCGACCTTGGACGAGGGCGGATCGGCGTGGTCGTCGGCGTCGATGACCACACCGTCGGCGGTCACCGGCAGGAAGTAGTCACGGTGCCGTACGGTCTGGGTCGCCACGAACAGCCCGTACAGGATCAGCGCGGCGAGCGCGGCGAAGACCAGCTGGGCCGAGGAGAACTGCGGCCCCGGGGTGCTCGTGGTGAAGGTCGGCAGGACCAGGCTCAGCCCCGCCAGCGTCGCCACGGTCCCGAAGGCGGCGCCGGTGCCCTCGGCGTTGAACACCGCCACCCGGCGTCGGAGCGCACACACCAGCAGCGACAGACCGACGATGCCGTTGCAGGTGATCATGACGGCGGCGAAGACGGTGTCGCGGGCGAGGGAGCTGCTCTTCTCGCCGCCGTCGGCCATCAGGGTCACGATGAGGGCCACTTCGATGATGGTCACCGCGACGGCCAGCACCAGCGATCCGAAGGGTTCGCCGACCCGGTGCGCGATCACCTCCGCGTGGTGCACCGCGGAGAGCACCGCACCGGCCAGACAGCAGCTCACCAGCACCACCGCCCCGACGGACAGTGACCGCCCCCAGGTCAGGGCGAGCACGACGGCGGCCAGGGCAGGCACGAGGAAGGGCCAGCGCCCGGCAAGCAAGCGGAGCTGATGGTTCATGACAGAAGCTTCGCAGATCGCCGGGAAAATACTTTTCATCCGTGTTGACGCGG
The window above is part of the Streptomyces syringium genome. Proteins encoded here:
- a CDS encoding calcium:proton antiporter; this encodes MNHQLRLLAGRWPFLVPALAAVVLALTWGRSLSVGAVVLVSCCLAGAVLSAVHHAEVIAHRVGEPFGSLVLAVAVTIIEVALIVTLMADGGEKSSSLARDTVFAAVMITCNGIVGLSLLVCALRRRVAVFNAEGTGAAFGTVATLAGLSLVLPTFTTSTPGPQFSSAQLVFAALAALILYGLFVATQTVRHRDYFLPVTADGVVIDADDHADPPSSKVALTSLGLLAVALLSVVGLAKGVSPTIESGVAAAGLPASVVGVVIALLVLLPETIAALRAARRDRVQTSLNLGLGSAMASIGLTIPAVAMASIWLEGPLVLGLGATHMVLLALTVVVGTLTVIPGRATPLQGGVHLSLLAAYIVLAVSP